A genomic window from Cricetulus griseus strain 17A/GY chromosome 4, alternate assembly CriGri-PICRH-1.0, whole genome shotgun sequence includes:
- the Trim42 gene encoding tripartite motif-containing protein 42, with protein sequence MESAMCVCSPCCTWQRCCPRLFSCLCCKFIFTAERNCTCFPCPYKDERNCQFCHCTCAENPNCHWCCCSWANDPNCKCCCTSNTNMKCYYYESRCCHNAIITFRRGRLRTLRISSKTALRIGSSETQLEELKSMTPSNNLVSHLTCPMCNRLRLHSFMLPCNHSLCEKCLRQLQKHAEVTENFFILICPMCNRSHCMPYSHQTHLPENYLRGRLTKRYMQQHGYLKWRFDRSSGPILCQVCRTRRIAYKRCITCRLNLCNECLKAFHSDVAMQDHVFVDTSAEDQDEKICIHHPSSRINEYCRSDNQLLCAFCKIAFHNGHDTVSLIDACSERSAALFSAIAKFKAVRYEIDNDLMEFNILKSSFKADKEAKRKEIRSGFLKLRAILQEKEKLIMEQIENLEVSRQKEIEKYVNITTMKVNEMDGLIAYSKEALKETGQVAFLQSAKILVDQIEEGIQNTFRPDPQLRLHSLQCIPLDFAELSSAIHELFPTGPKKACSSGDSLPSQYPIHSEMMIARKVTFSTHSFGNQQIYQRSSSLLSFSATNDKAKMEAFGRAQSTAPVRPTDGLYTYWSATGETQPPQNSNSFHNWYSFNDTSVKTPGPIVIYQTLVYPRAAKVYWTCPTEDVDSFEMEFYELINTPPNNVRTELCGQIRDIMQQNLELHNLTPNTEYLFKVRAINDNGPGQWSDICKVVTPDGRGKNRAKWGLLKNIQSALQKRF encoded by the exons ATGGAGTCGGCTATGTGTGTTTGTTCTCCATGCTGCACCTGGCAGAGATGCTGCCCTCGGCTATTCTCCTGTCTGTGCTGCAAGTTCATCTTCACCGCAGAGCGGAACTGTACCTGCTTCCCCTGTCCCTACAAGGATGAGCGGAACTGCCAATTCTGCCACTGCACCTGTGCGGAGAACCCCAATTGTCACTGGTGTTGCTGCTCCTGGGCCAATGACCCCAACTGTAAGTGCTGCTGCACATCCAACACCAATATGAAATGCTACTACTATGAGAGCCGCTGCTGCCACAATGCCATCATCACATTCAGAAGGGGTCGCCTTCGGACCCTCCGTATCTC ctCCAAGACCGCCCTTCGCATAGGGAGCAGTGAGACACAGTTGGAGGAGTTGAAGTCCATGACCCCCAGCAACAACttggtgagccatctcacctgccccatGTGCAACCGGCTGCGCCTGCACTCCTTCATGCTGCCGTGCAACCACAGCCTGTGTGAGAAGTGTCTGCGGCAGCTGCAAAAACACGCTGAGGTCACCGAGAATTTCTTTATCCTCATCTGCCCCATGTGCAACCGCTCGCACTGCATGCCCTACAGCCACCAGACGCACCTTCCAGAAAACTATCTGCGCGGGCGCCTCACCAAACGCTATATGCAGCAGCATGGCTACCTCAAGTGGCGCTTCGACCGATCCTCAGGGCCCATCCTCTGCCAGGTGTGCCGGACCCGTCGCATCGCCTACAAGCGCTGTATCACCTGCCGCCTCAACCTGTGCAACGAATGCCTCAAGGCCTTCCACTCGGATGTGGCCATGCAGGACCATGTCTTTGTGGACACCAGCGCCGAGGACCAGGACGAGAAGATTTGCATCCACCACCCGTCCAGTCGCATCAACGAGTACTGTCGCAGTGACAACCAGCTGCTCTGCGCCTTCTGCAAGATCGCTTTCCACAACGGTCATGACACGGTCAGCCTCATAGATGCCTGCTCCGAGAGGTCTGCAGCCCTCTTCAGCGCCATCGCCAAGTTCAAAGCAG TCCGATATGAAATTGATAACGACCTGATGGAATTCAACATCTTAAAAAGCAGCTTTAAAGCAGACAAGGAAGCAAAGCGGAAGGAGATCAGGAGTGGCTTCCTTAAACTGCGAGCCATTcttcaagagaaagagaaactcatCATGGAGCAGATAGAGAATCTGGAAGTGTCCAGGCAAAAGGAGATTGAGAAATACGTGAACATCACTACTATGAAAGTGAATGAAATGGACGGCCTGATCGCCTACTCCAAGGAAGCACTGAAGGAAACCGGACAGGTGGCTTTCCTACAGTCTGCTAAGATCCTGGTAGACCAGATCGAGGAGGGCATCCAGAACACCTTCAGGCCTGACCCTCAGCTGCGGCTGCACTCCTTACAGTGCATCCCCTTGGATTTTGCTGAACTCTCCAGTGCCATCCACGAACTCTTTCCCACCGGACCCAAGAAGGCTTGCTCCTCAGGGGATTCTCTCCCTTCCCAGTATCCTATCCACTCAGAAATGATGATCGCCAGGAAGGTCACGTTCAGCACCCACAGCTTCGGCAACCAACAGATATACCAACGAAGCTCCTCCTTGCTGTCCTTCAGTGCCACCAATGATAAGGCCAAGATGGAGGCCTTTGGAAGGGCCCAATCTACTGCACCTGTCAGACCAACCGACGGCCTTTATACCTACTGGAGTGCCACAGGGGAAACCCAGCCCCCACAGAACAGCAATAGCTTCCACAACTGGTACTCATTCAATGACACCTCTGTGAAGACCCCAGGCCCAATTGTCATCTACCAGACTCTGGTATATCCGAGAGCTGCCAAG GTTTACTGGACATGCCCAACAGAAGACGTGGACTCCTTTGAGATGGAATTCTATGAGCTCATTAATACCCCTCCTAACAATGTTCGAACAGAGCTCTGTGGACAAATTCGGGACATCATGCAGCAGAACCTGGAGCTGCACAACCTGACTCCCAACACAGAGTATTTGTTCAAGGTTAGAGCCATCAACGATAATGGTCCCGGGCAATGGAGTGACATCTGCAAG GTGGTAACACCAGATGGGCGAGGGAAGAACCGAGCTAAGTGGGGCCTGCTGAAGAATATCCAGTCTGCCCTGCAGAAGCGCTTCTAG